GCGACTGAGGAAGGGTCGCGTCGGGGTTGCGGCCTGACCGGCCGCAACCTTCGATTCCGAGGCAGCCCGGGAACTTTTTCCGGCCTCATTCGTATATGTAGTGGAGACTCGCATGAAAGAAAACCAGCATATCGAATACAAGGAATCCTGGCGTGACGAATGCCTGAAGTGGATCTGCGGCTTCGCGAACGCCGACGGCGGCGTGCTGCACATAGGCCGCAACGACAAGGGGGTGGTCGTCGGCTTGGCCAACGCCTCGAAGTTGCTGGCGGATATTCCCAACAAGGTGCGCGATATCTTGGGCATCATGGTGAAGGTCAACCTGCGCGAAGAAGCCGGGAAAGAGTACCTGGAGATCGCGGCGGAGCCTTATCCCTGCCCGTGAGTTACAAGGGCGAGTACCACTACCGCAGCGGCAGCACCAAACAGGAACTCAAGGGCGCGGCGCTGGACCGATTTCTCTTGAAGAAGCAAGGCCGCCATTGGGATGGCGTGCCGGTTCCCCATGTCAAGATCGAGGACTTGGATAGAGCGGCTCTGGCCTATTTTCGCAAGCGGGCCTTGAGCAGCAGGCGGCTTTCCCCGGAAATACTGGGAGAGCCGGACCCCGTGTTGATGGAGAAATTGATCTTTTGGATGGGAATTACTTGAAACGGGCCGCCCTGCTCCTGTTCCATCACGACCCTGAAAAATTCGTCACCGGGGCCTTCGTGAAGATCGGATTCTTCCGCGGCCATTCGGACCTGCTGTACCAAGATGAGATCCATGGCGACCTGTTTTCCCAGGTCGACAAGACGCTGGACCTCCTGTCGACCAAATACATGAAGGCGTTGATTTCCTATGAGGGGATTCAACGCGTGGAGACCCATCCGGTGCCGGATGAGGCGATGCGCGAGGCCGTGCTCAATGCCGTGGCTCATAAGGATTATTCCAGCGGCCATCCCGTCCAGATCAGCGTGTACGACGACAGGATCTTGCTGTGGAATCCGGGGCAATTGCCGCCCGCTTGGACCGTGGAACGATTGCAGGAGAAGCATTCTTCCCAGCCCTTCAACCCGGATGTAGCCAATGCGTTCTTCCGGGCGGGCATGATCGAGGCTTGGGGCCGCGGCATCGAACGGATACTGGAGGCCTGCCGGTCTGCCGGTGTCCCCGCTCCGGTGCTTCGCTGCGAAGGCGCCGGGTTGTGGGTGGAGTTCCCTTTCAAAACCGAACTAACGGAGAGAAGAACCGGGGCGACTACCAAAGAAACTACCAAAGAAACTACCAAAGAAACTGCCCAAGAAACTACCCAAGAAACTACCCAAGAAAAGATTCTGGCCCTTCTGAGAGCACGGCCTGGGACCAATCGCAGAGAGCTGGCCGCGAAGCTCGGCATCAGCGAAGATGGCGTCCAGTATCATTTGAACAAATTGAAGTCATCCGGGCTTGTCAGACATGTGGGCCCCACGAAAGCGGGACATTGGGAGGTGAGATGAACGATCATCGCGCAAAGGGCGGTCCGTCGCCCTGACTGGCGCCGGTCTTTTGCTAGAATCCCACTGAAATAGGGACCCAAATGAGCCCCGACCCATCCGCCCCACCCGCCAAACTCGCCATCCGCCACACCCTCCGCCTCGGCTCCGGCCTCCTCGCCGTCGCCTCTTTCCTAGACCTCGCCCGCGAAGCCTACTCCGGCGGCTCCTGGCTCGCCACCCCCGGCCTCGGCCAAGCCTACGCCATGGTCCTCGCCGCCTACGCCGCCACCCGCGAATGGGAAAAATTGACCGACCCCTATGACCAGGACGCCTACTGGGGCCAATGGTTCGTGGCCGCCTGGTGCCTCCTGCCCGTCCTCATCTGGCTGTGCATGGCCGTAGGCTTCCCTAATAAGTGGCCCTCCGGCCTCACCCCCGCTTTGGCCGCTGTCCTGGGCGTCTTTGCCGGCAGCAAAGCCTCCGCGGCTTGGCGGGCGGACAAGGCCAAGAAAGGCTGGGGCAACGTCCCCGGCCTCCCCCAGCCCGCCCCGGGTGACGGAGCAGCCCTCCCGGCCGAACCCCCCGGCCCAGCCGACCAGGTCGCGGCGGCCTGCCGCAAGCGCGGCACCTTCACGGCCGAACAGATCGCCTCGGACACCGGCCTGACCGTGTTTATGGCTTGCGGCTAGGTGGGCGCCCACTTGAGGTCATGACCATCACGCCGAGTGTACTGTACTGAAGTGGGCGCGCCGAGTGGGCGCCCACTTTAGGCCAAGTGGGCGCCCACTTCTGCCGCCCACTTTTTTGGGGTACAGTCGATTATCTCGTATTTTGCGGGATTTCTCTGGGGTACAGTCGGGGTACAGTGGAGGGTACAGTCAGGGGTACAGGTACAGTCGGGAGTACAGTCGGGAGTACAGTCGGAGTACAGTCAGGGGTACAGTCAGGATACAGTCGCCGGTACACTCAAGGGTGGGTTTCTTAGGAGATTTGTAGCCGTCCCAGCCGTGGCACTGTTCCAGGCAAGAAGTCACAAGAAGTCGTACGACTTCTTCACGACTTCTCGCGGCTTCTGTACCCCTGTAGTCGATCGCACATCCACCCCGCAAAAATTAGCAAAATAACCGCGTTTCTCCCGATAGGCCTGCTGGCGGTCCTGTCCGCCTGCATCCAGCCCAACATCTCCTATGAGCCCGGGCCCACAGCCAAAAACCGCCTGCCCATCCGGGCCGTGGTCTGGCAGTTCAAGGAACAACCCCCCGAGCCCCCAACCGGCCGGCCGGCGCCGGACGCCCCCACCCAGACCAGCCTGACCAAGAACGGACCCCTTTGGCGGCCCCAGCTCACCATGCAGGTCCTAAGCAGAGCTTTGGCCGCTGAGATCGAGGCCCGGGTGGCGGAGACCGCCGAGGTCGTGGAATGCGGCTCCAACAACTGCCCCATCATCGCGGAGGAGGCCAAGGGAACGCTCCTGTTCGTCGAAGGCACGGTTCAGGAGGCCGTGGCCAGCCGCTCGCGCAACGGAGGCGAAGTCTACCGCCTTAAGATCGACCTCTCCGCCACCGTGGTCCGCCTGCGGCAGCCCAGCCTGCAGTCCTTACTGGACCAAGAGCGTGGAGGTCGAGCAGGGCCGCGCCGGCCGGCCCGCCAAGGACCTCGCGGAGCTCATGCGCAAGGCGTTTGCCCCCGCGGCCGATGAGCTGGCCCGGGCCCTGGAGAAAAGCCCGGCGGCCGAGGCCTTGGCGCAAACGGCGCCGTAGCCCTGCCGGGGGGGCTATTGGCTCCTTCCCGGTCCAGCGCAAAGGGCGCGAACTCGCCAGCGTCTCCAGAATTCGGGAGACCCATGGAACTTTCCGGCGCCGAGCTCGTATATGTAGTATGTGGGCAACCCCGCGACCACCTGCAATCCGACAGCCAGACATGTATATCGCTTTCGGATAAACCGCACATAAGTCGATATAAGAGGCCAGATCCCGAAATGAATCAAAAGAATGAGACAAATGAAGCAGTGATTCATTTACAGCCCGCCACCTCCCAGGAATGCGCGGGAATGAATCAAGGAGCCCCAGGGGCGCCAGCGGTTCAGCCGCGCGCTGCGAGGCCGGCGGCGCGGGTCCGTCCCAAGGCGACTTGTCGATAGTGTGGAGACAAGATTCCTGGAATACCAAACGGAAAATGAAGCACCCCTTTGATCCGCGCAAGCTGATGGAGCTGGCCGTCAAGGTCATGCGCCAGTCCGTCTCGGAGCCGCGCAAGGACGGTAAGGCGATCCCGCTTGTCGGCGCGGCGCTCGTCAAGCCCGACGGCGCCATCGAGACGGCTTGTCGGGGCGAGCTGCGTCACGGAGACCACGCGGAATTCACGCTGCTGGAGAGAAAAAATCGCGGAAGCAGACTGGACGGCTCCATCCTATTCGCCACGCTCGAACCCTGCGCTCCGGATTCGCGCCACCCTCCGAAGATGAGCTGCGCCGAACGCATTGTCTTGGCGCGGATCCGGGAGGTCTGGGTCGGGATCGAGGACCCCGATCCCAAGGTGGACCGCAAGGGGATCAAATCCCTGCAAGATGCCGGCGTCAAAGTGCACATGTTCGACCGCGACCTTCAGGAAGTCATCCGCGCGGCGAACAGGGATTTTGTCACGCAAGCGACTGAGCGGGCCGAAACTGCGCGGGGCGCGAAGCAACTGAAAGAGAACGCTCTCTCTCCCCTCGAAAACGCCCTGGCTGTTTCCGCCGTCAAGGATTTCTCGGCTGAGGCTCTCGATCGATACCGCTCACAGGCCAAGATCGCGGCCGTGGCGGGTTCTCGGGCTTTCAACCGCCATTTGCTCCAGCAAGGGTTGCTGAAAGAGGAGAAGGGCCGTTTGACCCCGACCGGATTCGGCTTTCTTCTCTTCGGCAAAAAACCGCGCGGGATCCTCCATCAGGCCGGCCTCCTGGCCACCATCCATTATCCCGATGGCAAGGATGAACTTCTGGATTTTGACGAGCCGCTGGTCCTGATCCCGGATCTGGTCGAGAAGTGGCTTGGCGATAAACTACCCAACGTGATCGACCGGAGCCGGATGCAGCGCGAGACGCGGCCCGCCCTTCCCTTTGAGATGGTGCGCGAGGCCGTGATCAATGCGCTCATTCATCGGGATTACGATATCAAGGGCGCAAAATGCCAACTCGCGGTCACGGAAGACGCCATCACGATCAAGAGCCCCGGCGCTCCGCCGCCCCCTATCACGATGGGACAGATGCAAGCATTCAACGCCCCCATGCTGAGCCGCAATCCGGTATTGCATTATGTCTTCGCCCACATGGGGCTTGCGGAAGAACGCGGACTGGGCATCAAGACGTTGAAGGCCGGCGCGGAGAAGGAGGGGTTGCCCCTGCCGAGATACGTCTGGGCTGCGCCCTATCTGAGCCTGACGCTCTATCGAAGCGCGGCTGGCGCGGAGCGGGCGCTTGATGCGGGGATCCTGGCTTTGCTGAGCAAGGCCGAGAGAACTAGCTGGCGATGGCTGTCAACCAGAGATTGGGTCACTGCCGGCGAGTATGCCGCTGCGATGCGTGTTCCTCGCCGGACGGCGCAGAATCATTTCAAGCGATTTACGGACCTCCGACTCGTCCGCCCCGAAGGTTCCGGGCCATCCACGAAGTACGAGGTGCTTTCTCCGTGATCACGGCGATCCGCCGAGAATCGCGCCAACTATCGCGCCAAAATGGCGCGATAACGTCTGGAGCCATCACCTTGGGTGGTGGCTTTGCGGCAACCGGACGAGGGATCGGACTGCCTGTCCGATCCCTTCCCTTGGGTGGACGCCATGGTGCTCGCGGCTTACTCCGGCACCCGCGAGTAGGAAAAATGGACCGACCCCCGGGACGACAGGTCATACCACACCAACCTTGGGGCCCCAGGCTGGTCGGACTCGCTGACCAACACTCTAGCCTGCGTCCTGGCCGCCTCCGTAGGCGACCACGCTTCGGCCCGTTGGCGGGGGCTCAAGCGCGGCACATTCGCCCGTGCCCATTTGTTGCCTCAAAGCCTGTGCGGAGATGCGGGCTGTGCTCTATGACAGTTCGCATATCGCATATTGCAATTCGTCATAATCACTGTTATACTGTCCCTATGTTCAGCCACCCCACACACCGCACGCACCGCGGACTCAAGCCGCAGGACGTCCTTGTCCTTCTGAAGCTCCTGGCTTCGCAAGGCAAGCAATGGCGGATGGTGGACCTGGCCATGGAGCTCGGGATCTCGCAGTCCGAGGTCAGCCTGGCCCTCGGCCGCGCGGGCTACGTGGGCCTTTTCAACTCGGAGAAGGGGGAACTGGTGAAGGCGGCGTTGGAGGAGTTCCTGCTCCACGGCCTCAAATACGTGTTCCCGGCCGAGTTCGGGATGATCTCCCGAGGCATCCCGACTTCGCATTCAGCTCCGCCGCTGGCCCAGAAGATCGTCTCGGGAGAGTCGGACCAGTACGTCTGGCCGCATCCCGACGGCGAAGCCAGGGGGCAGTCCATCTCGCCTCTGTGCGAGTGGGCGCCGCAAGCCGCCCGCAAGGACCCCCGCCTCTACGAGCTGCTGGCCCTGGTGGACGCCCTGCGCGTCGGGCGAGCCAGGGAAAGGGCGCTGGCCGCCGAAGAGCTCCACAAACGCCTCCATGCGGCCTAGCACGCCGAACCTCGACATGCTGGCCGTCGTAGCCAAGGGGCTGCGGGGCCTTGAGGAGTCGGTGGCTTTCGTCGGCGGAGCGGTCATCGATCTCTATCTCTCCGACCCCGGAGCGCCGCAGGCGCGTCCGACGGCGGACGTCGATTGCGTCGTGGAACTGGCGAGCCGGACCCGATACCACGACATCGAGGCGGAACTGCGCCGCCTGGGCTTCAAGCATTCCACGGAGACCGGCAGCCCGCTCTGCCGATGGGAATACCGGGGGGTGCTTGTGGACGTGATGCCTCCTCACCAGCGCATCCTCGGCTTCGCCAATCGTTGGTACCCGGACGGCCTGGCCCATGCCGAGAACGCGATCTTGCCTGACGGCCAGCAGATCCGAGTCTTCTCGGCCCCGCACCTTTTGGCATCCAAGCTCGAGGCCTTCCGGCATCGCGGCAAAGGGGATTATCTGGCCAGCCGCGACATCGAGGACATCGTCGCCCTCCTGGACGGCTGCCGAGAATTCGCGGAGAGATTCCAGCGCGCTCCCGCGGAGCTCAGATCATACCTGGCAGAGCAGTTCAGGACGCTTCTGGGACAGGAGGGGTTCGTGGAGAGCGTCCCCGGACATGTCCGGGATGTCGGCCATTCGCAGGTCAGGGCGCAGCGCGTCCTCGCCCTGCTCGAAAAGCTTTCCCAGGAGCCGCAAGGTCGCTAGCCGGCCTCGGCCAAGACTGCGGCATGGTCCTCGCCGCCTACGCCGTCACCCGCGAATGGGAGAAATGGACCGACCCCTATGACCAGGACGCCTACTGGGGCCAATGGTTCGTGATGGCCTAGTGCGTCCTGCCAGCCCTCCTTTGGCTGGCCGGGGTCATGGGCGCTTGGACCGTCTGGCCGGCCAACATGAACACCACCTTGGCCACCGTTCTAGGCGTCTTTTCCGGCAGCAAGGTCTCCGGCCTTTGGCGGGCGAAGAAGGCCAAAGAAGGCGGGCTCCCCTTGCCTGGCGGCGCGGCGCCGGACCCCGACGCCCCGCCGGAGCCTGTCGACCAGGTCGCCGCAGCCTGCCGCAAGCAAAGCAAGGACTCTATAGCTAATGAGTGTGGTGGGGTCGCCATTTGGGGTGGTTTGGGGTGAGATTTGGGGCGATTTGGGGTGCCGCCTGACTGGTCGGTAGAAACCGCTTCATTGCGTTTCCTATCGTTTTCCACAGGTCGCCGGAGTTCTCTCTAATGACCTCCGCGCAGACGGGTACCCAGAAAGGTACCCAGAAAGGTACCCAGAAAAGTTCCCAGAAGGCGACCCAGGAAGTTAGGGTGAAAACTAGGGAGAAAGTTAGGGAGAAAACTAGGGAGAAAATCCTGCGCGCCATACAAGAAAAGCCTGGCATCACGACCACGGAACTGGCCCATGAGATCGGCCTCACACAGAAGGCTATTGAGTGGAACATCAAGAGACTAAAGGAAGGGGGAGTCCTGAAAAGGATCGGGTCCGACAGGGGCGGTCGATGGGAAATCCCGCTGCCCAGGCCTTGGCGGCTGCGCCGCAGGCCGCTCAGCCCGAGCTGAAATCAAGCCGGCTTGCACCGCGCCGGCACCACCGTCACCCGGCTGTGCCGGATATGGGATTGCAGGCTCTCGCGCATGCGGTCCATCACTTGATCCACCTCGCCCACGCGCCGCTCCGGGTCGAACTCAAGGTACAGCTCGATATAGACCCCGCCGCCCGAGCGCCGGGACCGGATGCCGTGGACCTGCTCATACTCGGCGTAGAAACGGGCCAGCTCGCGCATGATGACCAGCTGCAGGGCCTCGTCGAGCGTGCGGTCGCTGAGGTCGCCCAGGGCCCGCGCCGCGATCTCGTAGACCGTCCAGAGGATATAGGCCGCGAATCCGAGGGAGACGGCCGGGTCGACATAGAGGGCCCCCGGCTGGCCGGCCAGGAACTTGCCGGCCAGAAGGGGCACGATGAGTCCCGCGCAAGTCAGCGTGGATATGCGATGCGACTTCCATTTCGCCTCGATCACCGGCGAGGGATTGTCGCGGTCGTTGCGCCAAAGCTTGCGCCACATGTAGCCGTTGCCGAAGATCCCCACGATGTTGACGGCCAGCCCGCAGGCGATGCCTCCGAGCGGACGGGGGGAATGCAGACGGGCCAGGGCCTCGCCGAAGATGGCATAGACGGAGGCGAGCAGGCCGGCGGCCACCAGGATGCCCAACAGGCTCTCCACCTTGCCGATGCCGAAGTCGAATCTGTGGCCGTGTTTCTTCAGGCGGGACAGCGCCAGCCAGGAGATGAGCGTCGCCAGGGTGTCTACGGCGTGCCTGACCAGGTCGGCGTAGAGGGATAGGGAGTTGGCGAGGAAGGCGGCCGCCGACCCGCCCATCAACCCCACGCTGCCGAACAGCAGGCTCAGGCCCAGCAGTCGTTTCTTGGCGTCTATCCGCGTTCTTTCTCTGGAGTCCACGTGATCCGGCCCGGGAGGCTATGATATCACAATGCCGTTTTGCGGCGCGCGCAACAGATCGAAATAGGGGCGCGATGAGCCCAGCGCGCCGGGATTTTTTCTAGAATGCCTAGGTCCCCTGGAGGCGCGCGATGAAATGGAACCAGACCCTTCCCCTGCTGCTGGCCCTGGCCGTCTGCGGCCCGGCGCAGGCCACCACCGACGACATCAACCTTCCCTTCCAAGACGACCCCGCCGTGGTCGGAACCTGGCGCAGCGTCGCCTACGTGACCACGCCAGAGGCCTTCTCCCCCAAAGCCGCCCCCGCCCCCAACCTCTTCCTTAAGGAACAGGTCTTCCTGCCCCAAGGCAAGACCCCCAGCCCCTCCCAGACCTGGACCCAAGGCATCCTCATCAACTCGCCCGAGAAGACCGCCAGCCGCTACACCTTCAAGGACATCAACGGCCTCAAATACATGTTCCTCGAATGGAAGAGCGGCGACTACACCATCCGCAACCAAAAGCCCGAATACTACGTCCTCCTGCGCGACACCGACTACGCCAAGCTCCCCAAGTCCCAGCCCATCGCCAAAACCCCCGACACCACCCGCTACGCCGATTG
This DNA window, taken from Elusimicrobiota bacterium, encodes the following:
- a CDS encoding nucleotidyl transferase AbiEii/AbiGii toxin family protein yields the protein MRPSTPNLDMLAVVAKGLRGLEESVAFVGGAVIDLYLSDPGAPQARPTADVDCVVELASRTRYHDIEAELRRLGFKHSTETGSPLCRWEYRGVLVDVMPPHQRILGFANRWYPDGLAHAENAILPDGQQIRVFSAPHLLASKLEAFRHRGKGDYLASRDIEDIVALLDGCREFAERFQRAPAELRSYLAEQFRTLLGQEGFVESVPGHVRDVGHSQVRAQRVLALLEKLSQEPQGR
- a CDS encoding winged helix-turn-helix transcriptional regulator, giving the protein MTSAQTGTQKGTQKGTQKSSQKATQEVRVKTREKVREKTREKILRAIQEKPGITTTELAHEIGLTQKAIEWNIKRLKEGGVLKRIGSDRGGRWEIPLPRPWRLRRRPLSPS
- a CDS encoding cation diffusion facilitator family transporter → MDSRERTRIDAKKRLLGLSLLFGSVGLMGGSAAAFLANSLSLYADLVRHAVDTLATLISWLALSRLKKHGHRFDFGIGKVESLLGILVAAGLLASVYAIFGEALARLHSPRPLGGIACGLAVNIVGIFGNGYMWRKLWRNDRDNPSPVIEAKWKSHRISTLTCAGLIVPLLAGKFLAGQPGALYVDPAVSLGFAAYILWTVYEIAARALGDLSDRTLDEALQLVIMRELARFYAEYEQVHGIRSRRSGGGVYIELYLEFDPERRVGEVDQVMDRMRESLQSHIRHSRVTVVPARCKPA